In a single window of the Silurus meridionalis isolate SWU-2019-XX chromosome 8, ASM1480568v1, whole genome shotgun sequence genome:
- the degs2 gene encoding sphingolipid delta(4)-desaturase/C4-monooxygenase DES2, which yields MGKAGGRGDFEWVYDEQPHTWRRKEILAKYPQIKTLMGPDPQLKWVVSGMVLTQLIACYLIHELSWKWVFFWAYAFGGCINHSLTLAIHDISHNIAFGNKQVRWNRWFAMFANLPIGLPYSASFKKYHIDHHRYLGGDGLDVDIPTDMEGWFFCTPARKILWLFLQPLFYALRPLVVNPKPVTKLEMLNAVVQFAADILIYYIWGLKPIVYLISGSILCMGLHPISGHFIAEHYMFQKGHETYSYYGPLNLITFNVGYHMEHHDFPSIPGSRLPEVKKIAAEYYDSLPQHTSWIRVLWDFVFDDSIGPYARIKREYKLAKQE from the exons caAAGTATCCCCAGATCAAGACGTTAATGGGTCCTGACCCCCAGCTGAAGTGGGTTGTGTCTGGAATGGTACTCACTCAATTAATTGCATGTTACCTTATCCATGAGTTGTCATGGAAGTGGGTGTTTTTCTGGGCATATGCCTTTGGTGGATGTATAAACCACTCCTTGACCCTGGCCATCCATGACATCTCGCACAACATCGCATTCGGGAACAAGCAGGTACGCTGGAACCGGTGGTTTGCCATGTTTGCCAATCTGCCAATCGGTTTACCTTATTCAGCCTCCTTCAAGAAATACCACATCGACCACCACCGCTACCTTGGAGGCGATGGCTTAGACGTTGACATCCCAACAGACATGGAAGGCTGGTTCTTTTGTACACCTGCAAGAAAGATACTCTGGCTTTTCCTCCAGCCTTTATTCTACGCACTACGGCCTCTGGTGGTGAACCCAAAACCTGTGACCAAACTGGAGATGTTGAACGCAGTCGTACAGTTTGCCGCAGACATTCTGATCTACTATATCTGGGGACTCAAACCAATCGTGTACCTTATCTCTGGCTCCATATTGTGCATGGGCCTGCATCCCATCTCCGGACACTTCATTGCTGAGCATTACATGTTCCAGAAGGGCCATGAGACCTACTCATACTATGGCCCTCTGAACTTAATCACTTTTAATGTGGGATACCATATGGAGCATCACGATTTTCCCAGCATCCCTGGTAGTAGGTTACCTGAG GTGAAGAAAATTGCAGCAGAGTATTATGATTCATTACCGCAGCACACCTCCTGGATACGGGTGCTCTGGGACTTTGTGTTTGACGACAGCATTGGCCCCTACGCCAGAATCAAAAGAGAATACAAACTGGCCAAGCAGGAATAA